A section of the Stegostoma tigrinum isolate sSteTig4 unplaced genomic scaffold, sSteTig4.hap1 scaffold_270, whole genome shotgun sequence genome encodes:
- the LOC132208050 gene encoding uncharacterized protein LOC132208050, with the protein PHPHPLPPPHPTSPPPPSTPYPPQTLPAPPSPSTAPPQTLPAPPSPSTFWGEWQILCLFYF; encoded by the exons ccccaccctcaccctctaccgcccccccacccaacctcaccgcccccaccctccaccccctaCC CACCCCAAACCTTACCCGCGCCACCCTCACCCTCTACCGCCCCCCCCCAAACCTTACcagccccaccctcaccctctacA TTCTGGGGTGAGTGGCAGATcctgtgtttgttttatttttga